The proteins below are encoded in one region of Paenibacillus albus:
- a CDS encoding DUF421 domain-containing protein, whose protein sequence is MHYDWIWKAILIIIAGSLLLRFTGRTPIGKLTTVDMLIMLILGPLFIRPVENENIWRTLGTAVILILTVRIIRALITRYGPIRTLWLGKSVRIIVNGKLKLGVLESLKLTNEGLDAQLRTAGVYDRDDVEYATIEAGGQMSVKLKPNKAPATKEDIEQLKQLIESRL, encoded by the coding sequence ATGCATTACGACTGGATTTGGAAAGCCATACTCATTATTATTGCGGGCTCGCTTCTGCTACGGTTTACTGGTCGAACGCCGATCGGGAAATTAACAACTGTCGACATGCTGATAATGCTGATTCTTGGACCGTTATTCATTCGACCAGTTGAGAATGAGAACATATGGAGGACCTTAGGAACCGCGGTCATTCTAATCTTGACTGTGCGAATTATTAGAGCATTGATTACACGCTATGGTCCAATTCGTACATTATGGCTTGGCAAATCAGTACGAATTATTGTGAACGGGAAGTTGAAGCTGGGAGTGTTGGAATCGCTGAAGCTTACGAACGAAGGACTTGATGCGCAGCTACGCACCGCAGGCGTCTACGACCGCGATGATGTTGAATATGCAACGATTGAAGCCGGAGGCCAGATGAGTGTTAAGCTTAAGCCTAATAAAGCTCCTGCGACGAAGGAGGATATTGAACAGCTGAAGCAGCTTATTGAGTCCCGGCTTTAG